A genomic stretch from Argiope bruennichi chromosome 2, qqArgBrue1.1, whole genome shotgun sequence includes:
- the LOC129989146 gene encoding ubiquitin carboxyl-terminal hydrolase isozyme L5-like, which produces MSSNPAGEWCLIESDPGVFTELIKGFGVKGVQVEELYSLDAESFEKIKPVHGLIFLFKWFQGDEPSGTIVQDSRLEKIFFAKQVINNACATQAILSVLLNCAHADVQLGETLSSFKDFCQTFDATMKGLTLSNSDVIREVHNSFARQQMFEFEAKPPTKDEDVYHFIGYVPIENRLYELDGLKDGPIDLGPIPPNGDWIDTVRPVIEKRIQKYNEGEIHFNLMAIISDRKMIYQRRLDELTSQLNAGGMEVDDTQSEISKLHMLLSEEEQKQKQYKIENIRRKHNYLPLIMELLKILAEEGRLVPLIQQAKQKVDERKRKENEKKVKQENK; this is translated from the exons atGTCTTCTAATCCAGCCGGCGAATGGTGTTTAATTGAAAGCGATCCGGGTGTTTTTACAGAGCTAATAAAAGGATTTg gTGTAAAAGGTGTGCAAGTAGAAGAACTTTACAGCTTAGATgcagaaagttttgaaaagataaa ACCAGTccatggtttaatttttttgtttaaatggtTCCAAGGTGATGAACCTTCAGGAACTATTGTCCAAGATAGTCGCTTggagaaaatattctttgcaaAACAG GTCATCAATAATGCTTGTGCAACCCAAGCTATTCTTAGTGTTCTTTTGAACTGTGCACATGCTGATGTTCAGTTGGGAGAAACCCTTTCTTCGTTTAAAGATTTCTGTCAGACTTTTGATGCAACt atgaaagGTCTTACACTAAGCAATTCTGATGTCATTAGAGAAGTGCATAACAGTTTTGCTCG ACAACAAATGTTTGAATTTGAAGCTAAGCCACCAACCAAAGATGAAGATGTTTATCATTTTATTGGCTATGTACCCATCGAAAACCGATTATATGAGTTAGATGGCTTAAAAGATGGACCTATTGATTTAG GTCCTATTCCTCCTAATGGTGATTGGATAGATACTGTAAGACCAGtgattgaaaaaagaattcagaa GTATAACGAAGGTGAAATCCATTTCAATTTGATGGCAATTATTTCTGATCGTAAAATGATTTATCAGAGAAGATTAGACGAATTGACAAGTCAACTTaat GCTGGTGGAATGGAAGTTGATGACACACAGTCAGAGATTAGTAAACTCCATATGTTGTTATCAGaagaagaacaaaaacaaaagcaataCAAA attGAAAACATTCGTAGGAAACATAACTATCTTCCACTGATTATGGAGTTGTTGAAAATACTTGCTGAAGAAGGGAGATTGGTTCCTCTAATTCAACAA GCAAAGCAAAAAGTTGACGAAAGGAAACGTAAAGAAAATGAGAAGAaagtaaaacaagaaaataaatag